From Trichoderma atroviride chromosome 1, complete sequence, one genomic window encodes:
- a CDS encoding uncharacterized protein (EggNog:ENOG41): protein MAHDTPIQRTAPIAIAPKPPRLEPLPLPRRQNSSHRFEIGPASLHGRGSIDSGSFPGAPAPPCQACRFSATRCTVAEDDDGCMPCQLNGTECSLVSSSPQTRKRKLNGDSADESVKRGSVWLRVYLALF from the coding sequence ATGGCCCATGACACTCCTATCCAGCGCACGGCACCAATCGCCATTGCTCCCAAGCCTCCTCGACTGGAgcccctccctctcccgcGGCGCCAGAACAGCTCCCACAGGTTCGAGATAGGCCCCGCGAGCTTGCATGGCAGGGGATCCATCGACTCCGGATCATTTCCTGGGGCGCCTGCTCCCCCATGCCAGGCTTGTCGCTTCTCTGCAACCAGGTGTACCGTggccgaggatgacgatggctgCATGCCTTGTCAGCTCAACGGCACCGAATGCTCCCTAGTGTCGTCGAGTCCTCAGACCCGTAAAAGGAAGCTTAACGGAGACTCTGCCGATGAGAGCGTCAAAAGAGGGTCAGTATGGCTGCGTGTGTACCTTGCCTtgttttga
- a CDS encoding uncharacterized protein (TransMembrane:3 (i44-64o84-102i114-132o)): MARPKKASQQDAQDTSMGFTPERFEKELKDLASKAKSNTWSNTVVEQVAIYVKTLALLTLLGVYSHASQLALSPVYGSISAATWNSKVVMAGCFIGWAGNLAFRQILAVKTSQLLPLVAIYVPMVQCFLYRFSQTLGPQYGPLVTEAVTLFPLAILSAASVADCLDGADMSLLPKFLGEAAPGLGSWGTFKLVEHIAEMHLRKHVGTMFWYTRVGIEVLLAGSYTLLAPSKYLVLAVPALIHTAMFNPHVSTPTATALLNDTMLADNWMLLDRRESVTGYISVVENTNSKMRVMRADHSLLGGDWVEWRKEQVVEPVYAVFVTLEAVRLVEREVPLADADAKALVIGLGIGTAPSALVSHGIDTTVVEIDPVVYEFAQRHFQLKENRPAVIEDAVKYTTRAANETNEVYDYIVHDVFTGGAEPVNLFTLEFFQNLYTLLKPDGVIVINYAGNLMLPTPKIIVRTILQQFPTCRIFRENPADQKAIAESGIDFTNMMIFCRKTEGALTFRPVVKEDCLNSVSRQNFLKPLNEMLPRDLFSIGSDEEGILLRNGTDKVSKGQQVNSDGHWAIMRKSLPASLWERW; this comes from the exons ATGGCGCGCCCAAAAAAGGCATCTCAACAAGATGCCCAGGACACTTCAATGGGATTCACCCCAGAGAGGTTTGAAAAGGAGCTGAAAGATCTGgcttccaaggccaagagcaaCACGTGGAGCAACACCGTTGTCGAGCAGGTGGCCATCTACGTCAAGACCCTGGCGCTGCTGACTCTGCTGGGCGTGTACTCTCATGCGTCGCAGCTGGCGCTTTCGCCTGTGTATGGCTCGATATCGGCAGCGACGTGGAATTCCAAGGTGGTCATGGCGGGATGCTTCATTGGCTGGGCGGGCAATCTGGCGTTTCGTCAAATCCTCGCCGTGAAGACGTCGCAGCTTCTGCCCCTGGTTGCCATATATGTGCCCATGGTGCAGTGCTTCTTGTATAGGTTCAGCCAGACTCTGGGACCGCAGTATGGGCCCCTGGTAACGGAAGCCGTGACTTTGTTCCCGCTGGCGATTCTATCTGCTGCTTCTGTGGCGGATTGTCTGGACGGTGCAGATATGAGCTTGCTGCCCAAGTTTCTGGGGGAGGCCGCCCCTGGGCTCGGATCGTGGGGAACGTTCAAGCTCGTGGAGCATATAGCAGAGATGCACCTCCGGAAGCATGTCGGAACAATGTTTTGGTACACGCGCGTGGGGATCGAAGTTCTCTTGGCTGGCTCGTATACGCTGCTTGCGCCGTCCAAGTATCTGGTCCTTGCGGTCCCGGCATTGATACACACGGCAATGTTCAACCCTCATGTGTCTACGCCGACGGCTACAGCACTTTTGAACGACACAATGTTGGCTGATAACTGGATGCTTCTGGATCGACGGGAGTCGGTGACTGGGTACATTTCGGTGGTGGAGAACACAAACAGCAAGATGCGGGTGATGCGAGCGGACCACAGCTTGCTGGGAGGGGATTGGGTAGAGTGGCGCAAAGAGCAAGTGGTGGAACCTGTTTACGCAGTCTTTGTTACGCTGGAAGCAGTGCGTCTTGTTGAGAGAGAGGTGCCGTTGGCGGACGCTGATGCCAAGGCCCTGGTCAT CGGTCTTGGTATTGGAACAGCGCCATCTGCGCTTGTGTCTCATGGAATTGACACTACCGTCGTGGAGATTGACCCTGTAGTTTACGAATTTGCCCAGAGGCACTTCCAGCTCAAAGAGAATCGTCCGGCGGTTATTGAAGACGCAGTCAAGTATACTACTCGGGCTGCCAACGAAACCAACGAGGTCTATGACTACATTGTCCATGATGTCTTCACGGGTGGTGCGGAGCCTGTGAATTTGTTCACCTTGGAATTCTTCCAAAATCTGTATACCTTGCTGAAGCCCGATGGCGTTATTGTAATT AATTATGCTGGCAATCTAATGCTACCGACTCCCAAGATTATTGTCCGGACTATCTTACAGCAATTTCCAACTTGTCGCATATTTCGCGAGAACCCCGCTGATCAGAAAGCCATTGCGGAGTCAGGCATAGATTTCACCAACATGATGATCTTTTGCCGCAAGACTGAAGGCGCACTGACGTTTCGTCCTGTAGTGAAAGAAGATTGCCTGAATAGTGTCTCAAGGCAAAACTTTTTGAAACCGCTGAATGAGATGTTGCCTCGGGATTTGTTTTCCATTGGAAGCGATGAAGAGGGTATTTTACTGAGGAATGGAACGGACAAGGTCAGTAAGGGGCAGCAGGTTAACTCGGATGGACACTGGGCGATTATGAGAAAAAGTTTGCCGGCTTCTTTGTGGGAGAGATGGTAA
- a CDS encoding uncharacterized protein (EggNog:ENOG41), protein MIGFLAPPGISIRRNQNSSLSSTAASSSFLEDMANVGGPTMLKRTLGLQEDRYSQYIGPTTDFEPSLINLSPFDTHDESLLARGALRKVSDSDTFLMLPDQGTTGHEHVVEDLDAIEAIVAPHGRKLIDLYFRVVHPGLPIIQKGVFLEKYERSYREFSPPILAAVYILAINWWDHHEELSKLPRPDTKELEKLVRTTLEDAMYRPKLSTVQAGLLLSQRPEGDQWAPTAQLVAIAQELGLHLDCAGWKIPPWEKGLRRRLAWALYMQDKWGSLVHGRPSHIFPSNWAVRPLRANDFPDVEWDENDAEERQDIEKGRLVFTRFVQLSEILSEILDTFYTLQAMQTVTNAGSGGTQLVLSLAKPIQLKLKEWYGALPTNIRLDSYSASRLSSRLSCIGYLHLGYFATEITLHRRIIRSLASNTSSVDPYVQHICRSAAKARLISAMDFVNRLMPNHVQSFWYFASKTNFALIGTFGSLLWATSPGREEADWYRRRLGEYRWTLSVSSKPGQSKGLTEFAMTMLDISTGLLKQLPEKPSMSRTGSAADFSVMSMPGSYSGGVSILGSFSNFHSTDVSGAQSPQSETESSDEGMEDDDYATPM, encoded by the coding sequence ATGATTGGTTTTCTAGCTCCCCccggcatctccatccgcAGAAATCAAAACTCCAGTCTCTCGAGCACCGCTGCCAGCAGCTCGTTCTTGGAAGACATGGCCAACGTCGGCGGCCCCACAATGCTGAAGCGGACGTTGGGTCTCCAGGAGGACAGGTACAGCCAGTATATCGGCCCCACGACGGATTTCGAGCCCTCTCTCATcaatctctctccctttgACACCCATGACGAGAGCCTGTTAGCCCGCGGCGCTCTTCGCAAAGTCAGCGATTCTGACACGTTTTTGATGCTCCCGGACCAGGGAACAACCGGACACGAACATGTAGTTGAAGATTTGGACGCCATCGAGGCTATTGTCGCCCCCCATGGCCGCAAACTCATCGATTTATACTTTCGAGTTGTCCACCCCGGCTTACCCATTATTCAGAAAGGCGTCTTCCTAGAAAAGTATGAACGATCGTATCGTGAGTTTTCACCACCGATTCTTGCCGCCGTGTACATCCTTGCCATCAACTGGTGGGATCATCACGAGgagctctccaagctgccCCGTCCGGACACCAAAGAGTTGGAGAAACTCGTCCGAACTACTCTCGAAGATGCCATGTACCGACCGAAGCTGTCGACAGTCCAAGCCGGACTCCTTCTGTCTCAGCGACCCGAGGGCGACCAGTGGGCTCCGACGGCGCAGCTAGTTGCCATTGCCCAGGAACTCGGCCTTCACCTGGATTGTGCGGGGTGGAAGATTCCCCCATGGGAAAAGGGGCTGCGAAGGCGATTGGCCTGGGCCCTTTATATGCAAGATAAATGGGGATCTCTCGTCCACGGAAGACCGTCCCACATCTTCCCTTCCAACTGGGCTGTTCGACCGTTACGCGCTAATGATTTCCCTGATGTCGAATGGGACGAAAACGATGCGGAAGAGCGCCAGGATATTGAAAAAGGCCGACTGGTCTTCACTCGATTCGTACAGCTCTCTGAGATCCTCTCCGAGATTCTCGACACCTTTTATACCCTGCAGGCTATGCAGACCGTCACGAACGCAGGGTCGGGAGGAACGCAGCTTGTACTTTCACTGGCAAAGCCCATtcagctcaagctcaaggagtGGTACGGAGCGTTACCCACCAACATCCGACTAGATTCATACTCTGCGAGCAGATTGTCGTCGAGGCTTTCGTGCATTGGCTATCTCCATTTGGGATACTTTGCAACGGAAATCACCCTTCATAGACGCATTATTCGATCTCTAGCATCGAATACATCATCGGTAGATCCATATGTACAGCATATTTGTCGGAGTGCTGCAAAGGCTCGTCTGATTTCTGCCATGGATTTTGTCAATCGTTTGATGCCGAACCATGTCCAATCATTTTGGTATTTCGCCTCCAAGACCAACTTTGCCCTCATTGGTACATTTGGATCCTTGCTCTGGGCGACGTCACCAGGGCGAGAAGAGGCGGATTGGTACAGGCGCCGGCTCGGCGAATATCGCTGGACGTTGTCAGTGAGTTCCAAGCCGGGTCAGAGCAAAGGCCTAACTGAATTTGCCATGACCATGCTGGACATTTCGACTGGTCTCTTGAAGCAGCTTCCGGAGAAGCCGTCCATGAGCCGCACCGGCAGCGCGGCAGACTTTTCTGTCATGTCCATGCCTGGTTCATACTCTGGCGGAGTCAGCATCCTGGGTAGCTTTAGCAACTTTCACAGCACAGATGTGAGCGGTGCGCAGAGCCCTCAGAGTGAAACGGAGAGCAGTGACGAAGGCATGGAGGACGACGATTACGCAACGCCGATGTGA